Proteins encoded together in one Xenopus laevis strain J_2021 chromosome 6L, Xenopus_laevis_v10.1, whole genome shotgun sequence window:
- the LOC121394590 gene encoding protein kinase C delta type-like, giving the protein MSLKKTLCAKLCNHMFSAICACSYFAFCFFNQRHALLAMEYVSGGTLRNVIRNAGQLEKDLVTFYAAELVCGLQFLHSKGIIHRDLKPANVLVTNEGHIKIVDFGLAAEGVFGKKKIKGAKGTLPFMAPEVCDCDLI; this is encoded by the exons ATGTCTCTAAAAAAGACACTTTGTGCAAAACTTTGTAATCACATGTTTTCAGCCATATGTGCTTGtagttattttgccttttgtttcttTAACCAGCGGCATGCTCTGCTCGCTATGGAGTATGTCAGTGGAGGGACCCTAAGAAATGTCATCAGGAATGCCGGCCAGCTAGAGAAGGACTTAGTAAC ATTCTACGCAGCAGAACTGGTGTGCGGCCTGCAGTTTCTCCACTCTAAAGGGATTATTCATCG GGATCTTAAACCAGCTAATGTCCTGGTAACCAACGAGGGACATATAAAGATCGTCGACTTTGGTTTGGCAGCTGAGGGcgtgtttggaaagaaaaaaatcaagggcGCAAAAGGAACACTGCCCTTTATGGCTCCAGAGGTATGTGACTGTGATTTAATTTAA